In the Sediminibacter sp. Hel_I_10 genome, one interval contains:
- the recN gene encoding DNA repair protein RecN, translating into MLTQLSIKNYALIDDLSVKFNNGLSIITGETGAGKSILLGGLSLILGKRADLSSVKDDSKKCVIEATFDITKYNLKSLFKSEDLDYEPLTIIRREILPSGKSRAFINDTPVNLDSLQVLGVRLLDIHSQHQTLQLTNDDFQFQVIDALADNAKLLETYSGQLKQFKQLKKALKALQEQKAEAIKELDYNSFLLKELDDAKLIKGELEVLEAEYETLNNVEEIKEKLNASHELMSNDDIGVTASLTEIKSQLSKLSNYSSSYKSIYERVASSLIELDDIFSEIEQLQDQLEADPDQLDKVNAKLQIINNLLQKHSVSDIDELIAIREDLRSKIEVTEHLDDDILETQKQLETCELELQKLSDAIHDKRSTILPKLTQQLETILETLGMPNAKFDIKLNPSEVFLDNGKDDLQFLFSANKGGQFNELKKAASGGELSRIMLAIKSVLTKYTQLPTIMFDEIDTGVSGEISNKMGVIMQQMSKKMQVFSITHLPQIAAKGDTHYKVFKEDIDNVTFSQIKQLTQEERIVEIAQMLGGSDLSSSALAHAKELLN; encoded by the coding sequence GTGCTCACACAACTTTCCATAAAAAATTACGCGTTAATAGATGATCTATCTGTTAAATTTAATAATGGTTTATCCATTATTACAGGAGAAACGGGAGCGGGAAAATCGATACTATTAGGAGGTTTGTCACTTATTTTAGGAAAACGTGCAGATTTGAGCAGTGTCAAAGACGACTCAAAAAAATGTGTGATTGAAGCCACGTTTGACATTACAAAATACAATCTCAAATCCTTATTTAAATCTGAAGATTTAGATTATGAGCCTTTGACCATTATTAGGCGTGAGATATTGCCATCGGGAAAATCGAGAGCTTTTATCAATGATACGCCTGTAAATTTAGATAGTCTCCAAGTTTTGGGTGTGCGTTTGCTAGACATTCATTCACAACATCAAACGTTGCAGTTGACCAATGATGATTTTCAGTTTCAAGTTATCGATGCTTTGGCTGATAATGCCAAGCTTTTAGAAACTTATTCGGGTCAACTAAAGCAATTTAAGCAACTTAAAAAAGCGCTTAAGGCCTTGCAAGAACAAAAAGCCGAGGCAATTAAAGAGCTGGATTATAATAGCTTTTTGTTAAAAGAATTAGATGATGCTAAACTGATTAAAGGGGAGCTTGAGGTTTTAGAAGCTGAGTACGAAACGCTCAATAACGTAGAGGAAATCAAAGAAAAATTGAATGCATCTCATGAGCTTATGAGTAATGATGATATTGGTGTAACGGCTTCTTTGACCGAAATTAAAAGTCAGCTTTCCAAACTCTCTAATTATTCGTCAAGTTATAAATCCATTTATGAGCGGGTGGCGAGTAGTTTGATAGAACTGGATGATATTTTTTCTGAAATAGAACAGCTACAAGACCAGTTAGAAGCAGACCCAGATCAATTAGACAAGGTCAACGCGAAGCTGCAAATCATTAATAACCTTTTGCAAAAGCACAGTGTTTCAGATATTGATGAATTAATTGCCATACGGGAAGATCTAAGATCAAAAATAGAGGTGACAGAACATCTGGATGACGATATTTTAGAAACCCAAAAGCAATTAGAGACTTGCGAGTTGGAATTACAAAAGTTATCAGATGCTATACACGATAAGCGATCAACCATTCTACCTAAATTAACGCAGCAATTAGAAACCATTTTAGAAACTCTGGGGATGCCAAACGCTAAGTTTGATATCAAGCTCAACCCTTCCGAAGTATTCTTGGATAACGGAAAAGATGATCTTCAATTTCTTTTTTCAGCAAATAAAGGAGGTCAGTTTAACGAGTTGAAAAAGGCCGCTTCAGGAGGGGAGCTGTCTCGTATTATGCTTGCTATTAAATCGGTTCTTACAAAATACACACAATTACCAACCATTATGTTTGATGAGATTGATACCGGAGTTTCTGGTGAAATTTCTAATAAAATGGGAGTAATCATGCAACAAATGAGTAAGAAGATGCAGGTGTTTTCAATAACACACTTACCCCAAATTGCAGCTAAAGGCGATACACATTATAAAGTATTTAAAGAAGATATTGATAATGTCACATTCAGCCAGATTAAACAATTAACTCAAGAAGAACGTATTGTTGAAATTGCACAAATGCTAGGAGGGTCAGACCTATCTTCATCTGCTTTGGCTCATGCTAAAGAACTACTCAATTAA